A genome region from Meles meles unplaced genomic scaffold, mMelMel3.1 paternal haplotype, whole genome shotgun sequence includes the following:
- the LOC123936265 gene encoding olfactory receptor 2L5-like produces MASNYLSGNKSISLIGCGVQSFFFLTLAFAEALLLTSMAYDCYVAICLPLHYPVHMNKKVCVLMIIGSWTIGSINSCAHTVYALQIPYCQSRAINHFFCDVPAMLTLACMDAWVYEYTVFVSTTLLIVFPFIGIVCSYGRVLFAICRMQSTEGRKKAYSTCSTHLTVVTFYYAPFAYTYLCPRSL; encoded by the coding sequence ATGGCTTCcaattatctctctggaaacaagtcTATCTCACTTATTGGTTGTGGGGTTCAGAGCTTCTTCTTCTTGACTTTAGCCTTTGCAGAAGCACTACTCTTGACATCTATGGCCTATGACTGTTATGTGGCCATTTGTCTTCCTCTTCACTATCCTGTTCACATGAACAAAAAAGTCTGTGTGCTAATGATAATAGGATCATGGACAATAGGGTCTATCAACTCCTGTGCTCACACTGTATATGCCCTCCAAATCCCTTATTGCCAATCCAGAGCCATCAACCACTTTTTCTGTGATGTCCCTgccatgttgactctggcctgcatggacGCCTGGGTCTATGAGTACACAGTGTTTGTAAGCACCACACTCTTGATTGTGTTTCCCTTCATTGGCATTGTATGTTCCTATGGCCGGGTTCTCTTTGCCATCTGTCGCATGCAGTCaacagaggggaggaagaaggcttaTTCGACCTGCAGCACCCACCTAACTGTGGTAACTTTCTACTATGCACCCTTTGCTTACACTTATTTATGCCCAAGATCCCTCTGA